In a genomic window of Helianthus annuus cultivar XRQ/B chromosome 10, HanXRQr2.0-SUNRISE, whole genome shotgun sequence:
- the LOC110883157 gene encoding mini-ribonuclease 3-like, with protein MPSAPKVEKPRSTYNAAALAYLGDCIYELYARRHFLFPPLNIEEYNDRVMAVVRCEAQDAMLQKLMNDKVLSDEERDVLRWGKNLSSSKTRTKKRAGVAVYNRASSLETLVGYLYLTNVKRLDEIMLKLGFSSGVSNQMILEEAKSELN; from the exons ATGCCAAGCGCACCAAAAGTAGAAAAACCTCGCTCAACATACAATGCTGCCGCACTAGCATACCTTGGAGACTGCATATACGAG CTATACGCGCGCAGGCATTTTCTGTTTCCACCACTAAATATTGAAGAATATAACGACCGTGTGATGGCTGTCGTACGATGTGAAGCCCAA gaTGCAATGCTCCAAAAACTAATGAATGATAAAGTTTTATCAGATGAAGAAAG GGACGTTCTTCGGTGGGGAAAGAATCTTTCTTCCTCTAAAACGCGAACCAAAAAACGTGCTGGTGTAGCCGTTTACAACAGAGCATCATCTTTGGAAACACTG GTTGGTTATCTATACCTTACAAACGTGAAACGTCTAGATGAAATCATGCTAAAGCTAGGTTTCTCATCGGGTGTCTCGAATCAAATGATCCTGGAAGAAGCAAAGAGTGAGTTAAATTAA
- the LOC110886341 gene encoding mini-ribonuclease 3-like: MATAVTALHAISVKVRASWDTQQRLPYSPHRTYPKNPITVAPTSSNTGQTLKSNSTDRNLLSVSALLSRRSPSPNEACLEETYLGYETWMPSAPKVEKPRSTYNAAALAYLGDCIYELYARRHFLFPPLNIEEYNDRVMAVVRCEAQDAMLQKLMNDKVLSDEERDVLRWGKNLSSSKTRTKKRAGVAVYNRASSLETLVGYLYLTNVKRLDEIMLKLGFSSGVSNQMILEEAKSELN, encoded by the exons ATGGCTACTGCGGTTACTGCTCTCCATGCAATTTCAGTGAAGGTCAGAGCTTCATGGGACACACAGCAGAGACTCCCCTACAGCCCCCACCGTACTTACCCCAAAAACCCTATCACTGTTGCTCCCACCAGTTCAAACACCGGACAAACCCTTAAATCTAACTCAACAGATCGCAATTTGTTATCCGTATCTGCCCTTCTCAGTCGCAGATCTCCAAGCCCAAATGAAG CTTGTTTGGAAGAGACGTATTTGGGCTATGAGACATGGATGCCAAGCGCACCAAAAGTAGAAAAACCTCGCTCAACATACAATGCTGCCGCACTAGCATACCTTGGAGATTGCATATACGAG CTATACGCGCGCAGGCATTTTCTGTTTCCACCACTAAATATTGAAGAATATAACGACCGTGTGATGGCTGTCGTAAGATGTGAAGCCCAA gaTGCAATGCTCCAAAAACTAATGAATGATAAAGTTTTATCAGATGAAGAAAG GGACGTTCTTCGGTGGGGAAAGAATCTTTCTTCTTCTAAAACGCGAACCAAAAAACGTGCTGGTGTAGCCGTTTACAACAGAGCATCATCTTTGGAAACACTG GTTGGTTATCTATACCTTACAAACGTGAAACGTCTAGATGAAATCATGCTAAAGCTAGGTTTCTCATCGGGTGTCTCGAATCAAATGATCCTGGAAGAAGCAAAGAGTGAGTTAAATTAA